Part of the Dehalococcoidia bacterium genome is shown below.
TCTGGATTCGCCGGCGCTCCGGCCCCGGCTGGACGCTCAACCTCTAGCACCGCCGTAGCGGGGTCTTTCTTGCGCTGATCGTGGGCTGGCTGGCGCTGGCGCTGTTCGGCCCTGGCCACCCCGACGCGCCGGGCATGCGCTCGTTGATGCAGGCGCTCGCTCGGCTCTGACGCCGCCGCGAATCGTCAATCACTCCCCGCCGCCGGGCGGCTGCCGCTCACGGCGAGCGCACATTCATGCTGACCGAACGGCCGCGATTCAAGCGCAGCCCTGCGGCTGGCGCTGGCGGATTCGCCGTGTCTTGCCCATTCCGTTACCCGATTTTCTTGACGCGCGGCATATTCGCTGTGCTGAATGTGTTGGTTGGAGTTAGTCGTTTGTACGGTGGCCACGTTCACTGCTCGGCGATAGCTGAGTGGGTAAGGGAGCGCCGTCGGCGCGCGATACCGATGCAAATGGGGCAACACCGGCTGTTCTTAATCGGGGCCGATTCGTTGGCCTGGGACGGACTCCGCACGATCGTGAGCCGCATGCCCGACATGAAGCTCATCGGCGAGGCATTCGATCCGCGCGGCGCGGTGCATGCGGCGACGGCGGCGGCGCCGGATGCCGTGCTGCTCTGCTCGCCGCTGCAAGGGCGGCCATCATCGGGGCTGGCGCTGGACCTGAATCAGCGCCGGCCGAAGACCAGGGTCATGGTGTTGGCCGAAACGGTCGAGACCGATGAGCTGCCGGTGTACGCCTCCGCGCACGTGGCCGGCTACCTCCTTTTGAACGGCCTAAACGCCGCGGCCGTTCAGCTCTGCCTCCGCGCGGTGTTGGAGGCGAACCTGGTGGTGACGACGGCGGAGGTCGCCCGAGCCCGCGGTGAAGCCTGGCAACGGAGCGTTCCCGCGGTCGCGCAGCCGCCGCCGGCCGCGCTCAAGGAGCGCGAGCACGCCGTGCTGCGCGGCCTCGCCGCCGGCCTGGCCCGCGAGGAGATCGCCGCGGCGGAACATCTCAGCCTGCGCACCGTGGAGCGCATCGTCGCCATGCTGGAGGCGCAGTTCGAGGCGCCCTCCGCCTTCGTACTCGGGATGAAGGCCGCCTCGTTGCGCCTCGTGGGTTGAGCCTGCCCCCGGCGGTACGGGGCGCTTCCTTCATAGCGAACGTGAGCGCTGGATGACGCCCGAATCCCATCACGTACGCATGGTGGCGACCTCGCGCCAGACCGTGGCGGGTTTCCGCCAGCGTCGCACGGAAAGATGCGTACACATTGGCGGGATTCTCCGTAGGCGTGCGGAGCAGGTCAGGGCAGGATTGTTGCACGGAAGAGGGTTCGCCAGGCCATGAACAGGCTCGCCCGAGCCGGTGCGGCTTCGCTTGCGGCGCTCTGTGCGCTGGCGGGTACGGCTGCCGTGCACGCCCAGGGCCCCGGCGTGCCGCTGCCGAGCCAGCCGCTGCCCGTGCTTGCCCCACCCCCACTCGCGGCGCTCGCGGCCGCGCCTGCCGTGGCAACGGTGCTCGCGCCGATGGCCGGGGCCGCGCCGGTACCGGCAATCGGCGCCACCACGACGCCTGCTGTGACCGTTTACCTAGCGCCGCCGGTGGCGCTGCCGCCAGCCGTACGCGCCAGTGCGCCGCCCGTTTCGGTACCGCCGCTACCCGCGGCCGCGCCGCTCGCACAGGGCGCCACCGCGGCCGTCTCCCAGGCGCTTCAGACCGGCGTAACCGCCGCGACGCCGCTACAGGCCGTGGCCGCACCGGTCGCAAACGCGGTGACGACGGTCGTACCGGCTGCGGCGCCGCTGCTGCAGCCCCTACAGCCCGTGCTCAACCACCCGGTGGAGACGATCCGGCCGACGGTGTTCGGCGCCGTAGACACAGTGGACGCGGTCATCGCGCCGATCGTCACGGCCGTCGGCGGCGCGCCGCCGCTCCCACCCCCACCGCCCGTCGCCGCTCCGCCGGCAACGCCGCCCCTCACGGCGCCGATCGTCGCCCCACCGGCGGCCACCGAGCCACCGGCGCTGGCCACGGCGCAGCCGCCGAGCGGCGCCCGCTTCCTGCCCGATAGCGCCGCGCCGGGGCCGCAGGCGCAAGCCGTCACGCCCGTGCCGGTAGCGGCCACCGCGGCCGCGACCGACGATCCGCCAACGCTGCCGGTCGCCGATCCGGTGGCCTCGACGGCGCCAGTGACGTCGGTTGCCGCGCCGCCCGCTGCGCCGGCCGTCGCACAGCCCGCCCTGGTCGTGCCGCCGCCTTCGATCGCGCCGGCGGCCGCCGAGCCGGACACGGTGAGCAGCGACGACGATGGCGCTGCCCGGCCGGGCGGAAGCGTCCCATCCGCGGCGAACGGCGCCCATGCCTCGGTGGCTGGGCTGGCCGGCGGCGCTCATCCCACCGTGCACGTCAGCACGCAAGCCTTCGGCGTCACCGCCGCGCCTGCGAGCCTCCCCTCGGAGGCGACGTCCGCGACGGCTTCGCAGGCGGCGCTGCATCCGATGGCACTCATTCCGGCGTCGCCGGCGGGGAACGCCGCGGGCAGCGCAGGCACGCCACTTGCGGGCGCAGGCGGAGCGGTCGGCCACGCGCCGGGCGGAACCGCCGCGGCCGCCCTGGTGGGACTGCTTGCGATCGCCGCTCTGGCAGCCTTTCTCGATAGCGTGTTCCGGGCGCTGCGGCGCCCCTTCTCGCTGGTGTATGCGCCCCTGACTCCTCCTGGCTGAGACTCTCCGGCGTCCTTTCACCCATGGGCAAAGTGCGCGGCGGCGCGGTCAGATCCGCCCGCCACAGAATGCGCCGCGCTCTTTCCGGGTGCCGGGACGCCGCCCCATCTCCCGCAACGTGACGATGGGATGTGCCCCGCCCTCGCGGCGGTGGCAGGGAGGATCGCGGTGCATTGCAAACGGTGGATCCGCGCGGCGGCCGCAGCGGCTACCGGCGGAATCCTGGGAATCGGCCTGCTCGCGGCGGCGCCACAGCTGGCGTCCGCGGCGTGCGGTTCGGCGCTCGTGGCGGTCTGCCCGCCGCAGTCAGTGAACGCCACGCCGGGGCAGACGGCGGGCGCCCTCGGCGTAACCATCTCGGTGAACCTCAGCGCCGGACAACCCGGCGCCGCCCCGGCCGCCGCGCCCGCTCAGGCAAGTGCGCAGATCGCGGCGCCCGTCGTGCCGGCGAGCGCCTCCGTGACCGCGCACTTACCGGCCGCTACGGTGTCACAGCCCCCGGCGGCGGCGGCGGTCGCGCAGGCCTCGGCGGGACCCAGCACCGCCGCGACCGGTGGTGGCTCCAGCGGTGCGGCGGCTCCGGCGCCGCTGCTCAGCCCGGTGGTGCAGGCGCCGATCAACGCCTGTGTGCCGGTGGCCGTGGCGGTGGGCGGTGGCAGCGCGGCGAGTTGCGCCGGCGCGGCCGGCGGCGCCAGCGCCGAGGCAAGCCCCAACACGGCCCCCGCGGTTGCGCCGGCCGTGCAGGCGCCGATCAATGCCTGCATCCCGGCGGCAGTGGCGCTGAGCGGCAGCAGCGCAGCAGGCTGTGCGGCTGGCGGCAGTAGCGCCATCAGCAGCGGCACGGCCGGAACGAACGGCGCAAGCCTGCTCACCCCCGTGGTGCAGGCGCCGGTGAACGGCTGCGCTCCGGTCGCCGTCGGTGCGCTGGGCGGTACCGCCGGCAGCGGCTGCCAGGCGAGCGGTGGCGCGGCGGCGACCGCCACCGGTCAATCGGGCAGCGTGCCAGCACCGATTGACACCGTGGTACAGGCGCCCGTCAACGCATGCCTGCCCGTAGCGGCTGGCGTCGCCGGTGGCAGCGGCGCAGCCGCCTGCTCGACCGGCGGCGCTCGTTC
Proteins encoded:
- a CDS encoding LuxR C-terminal-related transcriptional regulator, giving the protein MLTERPRFKRSPAAGAGGFAVSCPFRYPIFLTRGIFAVLNVLVGVSRLYGGHVHCSAIAEWVRERRRRAIPMQMGQHRLFLIGADSLAWDGLRTIVSRMPDMKLIGEAFDPRGAVHAATAAAPDAVLLCSPLQGRPSSGLALDLNQRRPKTRVMVLAETVETDELPVYASAHVAGYLLLNGLNAAAVQLCLRAVLEANLVVTTAEVARARGEAWQRSVPAVAQPPPAALKEREHAVLRGLAAGLAREEIAAAEHLSLRTVERIVAMLEAQFEAPSAFVLGMKAASLRLVG